From a region of the Erythrobacter neustonensis genome:
- the hemF gene encoding oxygen-dependent coproporphyrinogen oxidase: MTDWTPYTMRARAWFEDLRNQICAEFEAIEREAGSDAAFRYTQWNREEEGNPDPGGGTQGLMKGKVFEKVGVNISTVRGSFAKEFAGSINGASAEAPGFVATGISLVAHMTNPHVPAVHMNTRFLTTTKAWFGGGADLNPPLPYAEDTHAFHNAMRAACDPHGADYYDRYSKWAEEYFYIPHRKVGRGVGGLFCDHLECTDDASWEANFAFIQDIGRQFLASFPAIVRKRMHTPFDAADEAQMFEYRGRYAEFNLVYDRGTIFGLKTGGNIDAILMSLPPRATWS, from the coding sequence ATGACCGACTGGACACCTTACACGATGCGCGCGCGCGCGTGGTTCGAAGACCTGCGCAACCAGATCTGCGCCGAATTCGAGGCGATCGAGCGCGAGGCGGGTTCGGATGCGGCGTTCCGGTACACCCAATGGAACCGTGAAGAAGAGGGCAATCCCGATCCCGGCGGCGGCACGCAGGGGTTGATGAAGGGCAAGGTGTTCGAAAAGGTCGGGGTCAATATCTCCACCGTGCGCGGCAGCTTCGCCAAGGAATTTGCAGGCTCGATCAACGGGGCGAGCGCGGAGGCACCGGGCTTTGTCGCCACCGGGATCAGCCTCGTCGCGCACATGACCAACCCACATGTGCCCGCGGTCCACATGAACACGCGCTTCCTCACCACCACCAAGGCGTGGTTCGGCGGCGGGGCGGACCTGAACCCGCCGCTGCCCTATGCCGAGGACACGCACGCCTTCCATAACGCGATGCGCGCGGCCTGCGATCCGCACGGCGCAGATTATTACGACCGCTATTCGAAGTGGGCGGAGGAATATTTCTACATCCCGCACCGCAAGGTTGGGCGCGGGGTGGGGGGGCTGTTCTGCGACCATCTGGAATGCACCGACGATGCCAGCTGGGAAGCGAACTTCGCCTTCATTCAGGACATCGGCAGGCAGTTCCTCGCATCCTTCCCGGCGATCGTGAGGAAGCGGATGCACACGCCCTTCGATGCCGCCGACGAGGCGCAGATGTTCGAATACCGCGGCCGCTATGCCGAGTTCAACCTCGTCTATGACCGCGGCACGATCTTTGGGCTGAAGACCGGCGGCAATATCGACGCGATTTTGATGAGCCTGCCGCCCAGAGCCACCTGGTCATAA
- a CDS encoding winged helix DNA-binding protein translates to MSFFHAAGRKNHQKTSSASKLCPETAGVIPTASNRLGLGANDGIADDFITLAENWQGPDGEPILPKQSSIPPDLALDALTGQISAGQMRQLGLTLLKLADAIGDNRGAGELHSSSNWLTKEGRIERDSLRLAQVAAAMRATAHRRRRHLAAEWFGEPAWEMLLELFIQFAGGARVSTKSLAIASGAPDTTALRIMDRLEAASLIEREPSQTDKRVTLVSLTREGVIAVGSALMDAEV, encoded by the coding sequence ATGAGTTTTTTCCACGCCGCGGGCCGCAAGAATCATCAGAAGACTTCGTCGGCATCGAAGCTGTGTCCAGAAACGGCGGGGGTCATACCCACTGCAAGTAACCGCCTCGGCCTTGGGGCCAATGATGGTATTGCCGACGATTTCATCACGCTCGCCGAAAATTGGCAGGGTCCCGACGGAGAGCCGATACTTCCAAAACAATCGTCCATTCCGCCCGATCTTGCGCTCGATGCACTTACGGGCCAGATCTCCGCCGGACAGATGCGGCAATTGGGATTGACGCTGTTAAAGCTCGCAGACGCAATAGGCGACAACCGGGGTGCCGGCGAACTTCATTCGAGCTCTAATTGGCTAACCAAAGAGGGCAGGATCGAGCGGGATTCGCTGCGGTTGGCGCAGGTGGCAGCAGCGATGAGAGCGACCGCGCATCGACGCAGACGCCATCTGGCGGCTGAATGGTTTGGCGAACCGGCCTGGGAGATGCTGCTTGAATTGTTCATCCAGTTCGCTGGCGGAGCGCGAGTATCCACCAAAAGCCTCGCAATCGCCTCGGGCGCGCCCGATACCACCGCCTTGCGGATAATGGACCGGCTAGAGGCCGCATCATTGATCGAGCGCGAACCTTCGCAGACAGACAAGCGTGTGACACTGGTGAGCCTGACGCGCGAGGGCGTGATCGCGGTGGGCTCCGCGCTGATGGACGCCGAGGTCTAG
- the infC gene encoding translation initiation factor IF-3, with the protein MINVPKVRVIDDEGENLGVMFTREAIEQANEKGLNLVEVSPSADPPVCKYLDVGKFRFEAQKKANLARKTQKTQDIKEVKMRPNIDTHDYDVKMRNVAKFIGNGDKVKITLRFRGREMAHQHLGMDLLKKVQDDVAEYAKVEAFPRLEGRQMLMVLSPK; encoded by the coding sequence ATGATCAACGTCCCCAAGGTCCGCGTCATCGACGATGAAGGCGAGAACCTCGGCGTGATGTTCACCCGCGAAGCGATCGAGCAGGCCAACGAGAAGGGCCTGAACCTCGTCGAAGTGTCCCCGAGTGCGGACCCGCCGGTGTGCAAATATCTCGATGTCGGAAAATTCCGCTTTGAAGCGCAGAAGAAGGCCAATCTGGCGCGCAAGACGCAGAAGACCCAGGACATCAAGGAAGTGAAGATGCGGCCCAACATCGACACGCATGATTATGACGTGAAGATGCGCAACGTCGCCAAGTTCATCGGCAACGGCGACAAGGTCAAGATCACGCTGCGCTTCCGCGGACGCGAAATGGCGCACCAGCATCTCGGCATGGACCTGCTCAAGAAGGTGCAGGACGACGTGGCCGAATATGCCAAGGTCGAAGCCTTCCCGCGGCTCGAAGGCCGCCAGATGCTGATGGTGCTGTCGCCCAAGTAA
- the pdeM gene encoding ligase-associated DNA damage response endonuclease PdeM: protein MFASFAFAGHEMALGPARALYWPAERALLVADLHLEKASWFAQRGSMLPPYDSRDTLERLAQAVKATGARRIITLGDNFHDDAGAHRLDAHCTGMLEALTRSLDWVWITGNHDEALPKGFGGTIVPELEVGGVILRHEARRGETAPEMSGHFHPKLRVNVRNRHIARPCAVMGRSASGAERMILPAFGTLTGGLDAGHPEILGALQPARRIEALMPAAGRIARFPLWQAAA, encoded by the coding sequence ATGTTCGCATCTTTCGCCTTTGCCGGGCACGAAATGGCGCTTGGCCCCGCGCGCGCGCTCTACTGGCCGGCCGAACGCGCGCTGCTGGTTGCCGATCTGCATCTTGAGAAAGCCAGCTGGTTTGCGCAGCGCGGGTCGATGCTGCCGCCCTATGACAGCCGCGACACGCTCGAGCGGCTGGCACAGGCAGTCAAGGCAACGGGCGCGCGGCGCATCATCACGCTGGGCGACAATTTCCATGATGATGCGGGCGCGCACAGGCTGGATGCGCATTGCACCGGGATGCTCGAAGCGCTCACCCGTTCGCTCGACTGGGTGTGGATCACCGGCAACCACGACGAGGCGCTGCCCAAGGGTTTCGGCGGGACGATCGTGCCCGAGCTTGAAGTAGGCGGGGTGATCCTGCGCCACGAAGCGCGCCGCGGCGAGACCGCGCCCGAAATGTCGGGGCACTTTCACCCCAAGCTGCGCGTCAACGTGCGCAATCGCCACATCGCACGGCCCTGTGCAGTGATGGGCCGCAGCGCCAGCGGGGCGGAGCGGATGATCCTCCCCGCGTTCGGCACGCTGACCGGCGGGCTCGATGCAGGCCATCCCGAAATCCTCGGCGCGCTGCAACCTGCGCGCCGGATCGAGGCGCTCATGCCCGCCGCTGGGCGCATCGCGCGCTTTCCGCTGTGGCAGGCGGCGGCCTAG
- a CDS encoding SDR family NAD(P)-dependent oxidoreductase: MTDRRKPVFLVIGAGAGIGGNAALRFAAGGYHAVLARRSDEAGLARMVAEIEAASGTASGTLLNAAEDGSIEELVERTERDIGPVHTALYNLGAQIGTRALDQTPHRTFELGWRLGTYGVFRLAHALLPHMTARAAEGTLGTLLVTSSTASVRGNAGQHSHAAAMGGRRMLCQTLNAEFAAQGIHVAHVIVDGPVDAPDTLGKLLGDSFGAFKQAKGKDGVIDPAALAETYWHLAHQPRSCWTHEVDVRPWTDTPWWNDNPDPQVAVTRRPQI, encoded by the coding sequence ATGACCGATCGCCGCAAACCCGTTTTCCTCGTGATAGGCGCGGGCGCCGGGATCGGGGGCAATGCCGCCTTGCGCTTTGCCGCAGGCGGCTATCACGCGGTGCTCGCGCGGCGTTCGGACGAGGCGGGCCTTGCGCGCATGGTCGCTGAAATCGAGGCCGCGAGCGGCACGGCGTCGGGCACGCTACTCAACGCGGCCGAGGACGGCAGCATCGAGGAACTGGTCGAACGCACCGAACGCGACATCGGCCCGGTCCATACCGCGCTCTACAACCTCGGCGCGCAGATCGGCACCCGCGCGCTCGACCAGACGCCGCACCGCACCTTCGAGCTTGGCTGGCGGCTGGGCACCTATGGCGTGTTCCGGCTTGCGCATGCGCTGCTGCCGCACATGACCGCGCGTGCCGCTGAGGGCACGCTAGGCACATTGCTGGTGACATCGTCGACCGCCTCGGTGCGCGGCAATGCCGGGCAGCACAGCCACGCCGCAGCGATGGGCGGGCGGCGGATGCTGTGCCAGACGCTAAATGCCGAATTTGCCGCGCAGGGCATCCACGTTGCGCACGTGATCGTCGATGGCCCGGTCGATGCACCCGATACGCTGGGCAAGCTTCTGGGCGACAGTTTTGGCGCCTTCAAACAGGCCAAGGGCAAGGACGGCGTGATCGACCCCGCCGCGCTGGCCGAAACCTATTGGCATCTGGCGCACCAGCCGCGCAGCTGCTGGACGCACGAGGTGGATGTGCGCCCGTGGACCGACACGCCGTGGTGGAACGACAATCCCGACCCGCAGGTCGCCGTGACGCGCCGCCCTCAGATTTAG
- a CDS encoding DUF1963 domain-containing protein, producing the protein MPDSFADKLAFAAILMVVVIGIAVVQAVIRLARTAAARRASLTDEIADPESLDQQSVRTSGFGRRRAAGNLAGEADPFDQAAAPAPAANPLAGMDAATLLARINADNAPPPPHEGPLPRAIEAARRRPIVFRVSAPGGPDTDGLSFYGGQPIGPADFIWPRSQGADGVPLTFIMQWDCAQLAPLDATGLMPDEGVLYCFIDLSWGNGDAQAQLEAFLHHSGPTEGWAEIPVPDVAPPIFGDQGPRCVAGCTDKVDDAAVFVPRIMPRFPFAPAAFDYPLTALDPAEGERLFWGDASAAPRLLAVQNEGRADTRPVRDIDAPRPDFARPFAAFPHDFGAVRVLAAAMLDQTRRPDRPTSKHLFSDLSDEERVARINGWHNEAKELFALGCQRPAGTAIEQQIADDVWRWAEERQGMLRFGFDNLVVRSVDLSLGVGSAAIGRIPAEWIDKAMAVHALASEYMADEAPDHSRPGGYDEWRARKEAGELPRVRNTHAPTPAHMFGPPSYVQGYVEELVDDHLLLLELTSGSGPEHHFGEGVLQYLISPEDLAARRFDRVTSVLSGY; encoded by the coding sequence ATGCCGGACAGTTTTGCAGACAAACTTGCCTTTGCCGCCATTCTGATGGTGGTGGTTATCGGGATTGCGGTGGTGCAGGCCGTTATCCGGCTGGCGCGAACCGCAGCGGCGAGACGGGCAAGCTTGACGGACGAGATTGCCGATCCCGAAAGTCTGGACCAGCAATCCGTGCGAACCTCCGGCTTCGGACGCAGGCGTGCGGCCGGAAACCTTGCGGGCGAAGCGGATCCATTCGATCAGGCGGCGGCCCCTGCCCCGGCGGCAAATCCGCTGGCAGGGATGGACGCGGCGACGCTGCTGGCAAGGATCAACGCGGACAACGCACCCCCGCCCCCGCACGAGGGCCCCCTGCCCCGCGCAATCGAGGCGGCGCGCCGGCGCCCGATCGTGTTCCGCGTGTCCGCGCCCGGGGGGCCTGACACGGACGGTCTGTCATTTTATGGCGGGCAGCCGATCGGCCCGGCAGATTTCATCTGGCCGCGTTCGCAGGGGGCAGACGGCGTGCCGCTGACCTTCATCATGCAGTGGGACTGCGCGCAACTTGCGCCGCTCGACGCGACCGGATTGATGCCCGATGAAGGGGTATTATACTGCTTTATCGACCTGTCGTGGGGCAACGGCGACGCGCAGGCGCAGCTCGAAGCCTTCCTCCACCATTCCGGTCCAACCGAAGGCTGGGCCGAAATTCCCGTGCCCGACGTTGCGCCGCCAATCTTTGGCGACCAAGGCCCTCGCTGTGTCGCCGGATGTACCGACAAGGTCGACGACGCCGCCGTTTTCGTCCCGCGCATCATGCCGCGCTTCCCCTTTGCGCCCGCCGCGTTCGATTATCCGCTCACCGCGCTCGATCCTGCGGAAGGCGAGCGATTGTTCTGGGGCGATGCATCGGCGGCGCCGCGCTTGCTCGCCGTGCAGAACGAAGGCCGCGCCGATACTCGCCCGGTCCGCGACATCGACGCGCCCCGGCCTGATTTTGCCCGCCCCTTTGCCGCATTCCCGCACGATTTCGGCGCCGTCCGGGTGCTGGCCGCGGCGATGCTCGATCAGACCCGCAGGCCCGACCGGCCCACATCGAAGCACCTGTTTTCCGATCTTTCCGACGAAGAACGCGTTGCGCGCATCAACGGCTGGCACAACGAAGCCAAGGAACTGTTCGCGCTCGGTTGCCAGCGCCCCGCCGGCACCGCGATCGAACAGCAGATTGCGGACGATGTGTGGCGCTGGGCCGAAGAACGGCAGGGAATGCTGCGCTTCGGCTTCGACAATCTCGTCGTCCGCTCGGTCGATTTGAGCCTCGGTGTCGGCAGCGCGGCAATCGGCCGGATCCCGGCGGAATGGATCGACAAGGCGATGGCGGTCCACGCGCTCGCCAGCGAATATATGGCCGACGAAGCGCCCGACCATTCGCGACCGGGCGGATATGACGAATGGCGGGCGAGGAAGGAGGCGGGCGAACTGCCGCGCGTGCGCAATACCCATGCACCCACACCGGCGCACATGTTCGGCCCGCCCAGCTACGTGCAGGGCTATGTCGAGGAACTGGTCGACGATCACCTGCTGCTGCTCGAACTGACCAGCGGTTCAGGGCCTGAGCATCATTTCGGCGAAGGCGTGCTGCAATATCTGATCAGCCCCGAAGATCTCGCCGCGCGGCGGTTCGACCGGGTGACATCCGTGCTCAGCGGTTACTGA
- a CDS encoding glycoside hydrolase family 16 protein encodes MRLAITRPAIAAALLLAGGCASAQPPAPQSAAPPLPPERAVVFADEFDGGVLDRAKWNVVGMDFWVNNEQQAYVDSPDTIQFARVDGAEDGALVLRPVYRPGVDTRKDRKADFIAGRIHSAGKAEFTYGRIEARIKMPDAEGVWPAFWMLGGGAWPDTGEIDIMEYVGEKDWIGVALHGPGYSGETPLVNKFTFDPGTDATDWHTYAVEWTRDALLFEVDGRLTYRVTRPMVENYGNWRFDNPKHLILNFALGGAYPFKTGGIAKPYNGVPQATVDQIKAGKVAMYVDWVRVYAPLPDTAAP; translated from the coding sequence ATGCGCCTTGCGATCACCCGCCCCGCGATTGCCGCCGCCTTGCTGCTTGCCGGTGGCTGTGCCTCGGCCCAGCCCCCCGCCCCGCAATCAGCGGCGCCCCCTCTCCCACCCGAGCGCGCGGTCGTCTTTGCCGACGAATTCGACGGCGGCGTGCTCGACCGGGCCAAGTGGAATGTGGTCGGCATGGATTTCTGGGTGAACAACGAACAGCAGGCCTACGTCGACAGCCCCGACACGATCCAGTTCGCCCGCGTCGACGGCGCCGAGGACGGCGCGCTGGTGCTGCGCCCGGTCTATCGCCCCGGGGTCGATACCCGCAAGGACCGCAAGGCCGATTTCATCGCGGGCCGAATCCATTCTGCGGGCAAGGCCGAATTCACCTATGGCCGGATCGAGGCGCGGATCAAAATGCCCGATGCCGAAGGGGTGTGGCCCGCGTTCTGGATGCTGGGCGGCGGCGCGTGGCCCGACACGGGCGAGATCGACATCATGGAATATGTCGGCGAAAAGGACTGGATCGGGGTCGCGCTCCACGGGCCGGGCTATTCGGGCGAAACCCCGCTGGTGAACAAGTTCACCTTCGACCCCGGCACCGATGCGACCGATTGGCACACCTATGCGGTCGAATGGACCAGGGACGCGCTGCTGTTCGAAGTCGACGGGCGGCTGACCTACCGCGTCACCCGGCCGATGGTCGAGAATTACGGCAATTGGCGCTTCGACAATCCCAAGCACCTGATCCTCAATTTCGCGCTGGGCGGGGCCTATCCGTTCAAGACCGGCGGCATCGCCAAGCCATACAACGGCGTGCCGCAGGCGACGGTCGACCAGATCAAGGCGGGCAAGGTGGCGATGTATGTCGACTGGGTGCGGGTCTATGCCCCGCTCCCCGACACCGCCGCCCCCTGA
- the pal gene encoding peptidoglycan-associated lipoprotein Pal, translating into MNAKIATMLLLASATGLAACSKKAPAELPPAPVDNTAPVTQPTTDTGGTAAPGTQAHFAGAVGSATTIYFDTDRYNIDSQDAAALQAQAQYFARYPQLTFTIEGHADERGTREYNIALGERRANSAKAYLVSMGVDPNRIAVVSYGKERPVALASNETAWAQNRRAASVMIN; encoded by the coding sequence ATGAACGCCAAGATCGCCACCATGCTGCTGCTGGCTTCGGCCACCGGACTTGCTGCCTGCTCGAAAAAGGCGCCCGCCGAACTGCCGCCCGCACCGGTCGACAACACCGCCCCGGTGACGCAGCCCACCACCGACACAGGTGGCACCGCCGCGCCGGGCACGCAGGCGCATTTCGCAGGCGCCGTTGGTTCGGCCACGACAATCTATTTCGATACAGATCGCTACAACATCGATTCGCAGGATGCCGCCGCGCTGCAGGCGCAGGCTCAGTATTTCGCGCGCTATCCGCAGCTCACCTTCACGATCGAAGGCCACGCCGATGAACGCGGCACGCGCGAATACAACATCGCGCTGGGTGAACGCCGCGCCAATTCGGCCAAGGCCTATCTGGTGAGCATGGGCGTCGACCCTAACCGCATCGCGGTGGTCAGCTACGGCAAGGAGCGCCCCGTCGCGCTGGCATCGAACGAAACCGCCTGGGCGCAGAACCGCCGCGCCGCGAGCGTGATGATCAACTGA
- a CDS encoding SLC13 family permease: protein MTPRRIGLALGPLVFAATLIAAPPAGMAWGAWAVAGLTVWMAAWWMTEAVPLAVTALLPFVVLPLVGVATAEATAATYYSPILFLLLGGAFIALAIERTGLHRRLSLAILRMVGTSGGPVRLLLGFMIAAALLSMFISNTSTALIMMPMALAVLDGGGGGDRSDGEGFRQDGIYGALPMGIAFAASIGGLGTIVGSPTNAIAVGLLDTIAGVRITFVQWSLYGVPLVAFSIPLAAWIVARVQNVAAHPFDIDAARAAIATHARWSAPEKRLVPLFALTFLAWVTQPLVAPLLPAGSWTDGTIAVIASLALFLVPDGTGRPLLIWQEADRAPWSVIFMFGGGLALAAGMQASGLAAWTGQALLPLADWPLVLVALAVVALVIVVTEFASNVATATGIVPVVAALVVALGADPVLLALPAALAASWGFMLPAGTGPNAIAWATGRIRIGAMVKAGALLDVAGIALIVAVVWTIATLT, encoded by the coding sequence ATGACACCGCGCCGGATCGGGCTTGCCTTGGGGCCGCTTGTCTTTGCCGCGACGCTGATCGCCGCGCCGCCTGCCGGGATGGCGTGGGGCGCATGGGCGGTTGCGGGGCTGACCGTGTGGATGGCGGCGTGGTGGATGACCGAGGCGGTGCCGCTTGCCGTGACCGCGCTGCTGCCCTTCGTGGTGCTGCCGCTGGTGGGCGTTGCCACCGCCGAGGCGACGGCTGCGACCTATTATTCGCCGATCCTGTTCCTGCTGCTGGGCGGCGCGTTCATCGCGCTCGCGATCGAGCGCACCGGGTTGCACCGCCGGTTGAGCCTCGCCATCCTGCGCATGGTGGGGACGTCGGGCGGGCCGGTGCGGCTGCTGCTCGGCTTCATGATTGCCGCGGCGCTATTGTCGATGTTCATCTCCAACACCTCGACCGCGCTGATCATGATGCCGATGGCGCTCGCGGTGCTCGATGGCGGCGGCGGCGGCGACCGCTCCGATGGCGAGGGATTTCGGCAGGACGGTATTTATGGGGCGCTGCCGATGGGGATCGCCTTTGCCGCGAGCATCGGCGGGCTGGGCACGATCGTCGGCTCGCCCACCAATGCGATTGCGGTGGGGCTGCTCGACACGATCGCCGGCGTGCGGATCACCTTTGTGCAGTGGTCGCTTTACGGCGTCCCGCTGGTGGCTTTCAGCATCCCGCTCGCCGCGTGGATCGTCGCGCGGGTGCAGAACGTTGCCGCGCACCCCTTCGACATCGACGCCGCGCGCGCCGCGATTGCGACCCACGCGCGCTGGTCCGCGCCCGAAAAGCGGCTGGTACCGCTGTTCGCGCTGACCTTCCTCGCGTGGGTGACGCAGCCCCTCGTCGCGCCGCTGCTACCCGCCGGATCGTGGACCGACGGAACGATCGCGGTGATCGCGTCGCTGGCGCTGTTCCTGGTGCCCGACGGCACGGGGCGACCGCTGCTGATCTGGCAGGAGGCCGACCGCGCGCCGTGGAGCGTGATCTTCATGTTCGGCGGCGGCCTTGCGCTCGCGGCGGGGATGCAGGCCTCGGGGCTGGCGGCGTGGACGGGGCAGGCGCTGCTGCCGCTCGCCGACTGGCCGCTGGTGCTCGTCGCGCTTGCGGTGGTGGCGCTGGTGATCGTGGTCACCGAATTTGCCAGCAATGTCGCGACCGCCACGGGCATCGTGCCCGTCGTCGCGGCGCTGGTGGTGGCGCTGGGGGCGGACCCGGTGCTGCTGGCGCTGCCCGCGGCGCTCGCGGCAAGCTGGGGCTTCATGCTGCCTGCAGGCACCGGCCCCAATGCGATCGCATGGGCGACCGGGCGCATCCGGATCGGCGCGATGGTCAAGGCGGGTGCGCTGCTCGATGTGGCGGGGATCGCGTTGATCGTGGCGGTGGTGTGGACAATCGCAACGCTGACGTGA
- a CDS encoding J domain-containing protein: MSRARRSMDWGFPRWRPYGASQEAANVRICDRHGCDEPGNCPAPKAPNSRDRWYFCQKHAAEYNSRWDYFEGLEAAEKEERAKAERAESAGYSEASHYGWAGSGDGSRSADEMRALEALGLDPDADFDAIKKAYRARAKEVHPDVKPGDAEAAKQFQVIQTAYEVLRAAEERREWKG; this comes from the coding sequence ATGAGCCGCGCGCGCCGGTCGATGGATTGGGGTTTCCCGCGCTGGCGGCCCTATGGCGCTTCGCAGGAAGCCGCCAATGTGCGCATCTGCGACCGCCACGGCTGCGACGAGCCGGGCAATTGCCCCGCGCCCAAGGCCCCCAACAGCCGCGACCGCTGGTATTTCTGCCAGAAACATGCTGCCGAATACAATTCGCGCTGGGACTATTTCGAAGGGCTCGAAGCGGCCGAAAAGGAAGAGCGCGCCAAGGCCGAACGCGCCGAAAGCGCAGGCTATTCCGAAGCCTCGCATTATGGCTGGGCAGGGTCGGGCGACGGGTCGCGCAGCGCCGATGAAATGCGCGCATTGGAAGCGCTGGGCCTCGATCCCGATGCCGATTTCGACGCGATCAAGAAAGCCTACCGCGCGCGGGCGAAAGAAGTGCACCCCGACGTGAAACCCGGCGATGCCGAGGCGGCCAAGCAGTTCCAGGTGATCCAGACCGCCTACGAAGTGCTGCGCGCCGCCGAAGAACGCCGCGAATGGAAGGGCTGA
- a CDS encoding cystathionine gamma-synthase family protein — translation MTDAVNAATTPTPRRKPKPAKREIGGRPLKPSTLMMGHGYDPVLSEGSLKAPIFLTSTFAFESAAAGKRHFEGITGIREGGAEGLVYSRFNGPNQEILEDRLAVWDGAEDALTFSSGMTAICILMMAYASAGDVIVHSGPLYAASEGFVAKTLSRFGVTYVDFPAGATREELDAVLAKARAQADAQGGKVAMIYLESPANPTNALVDVEAVRDARDAALAGTPIAIDNTFLGPLWARPLDQGADIVAYSLTKYVGGHSDLVAGSIAGAKKWINPVRALRNTMGGIVDPHTAWMLLRSLETVELRMQRAGENAAKVCAFLRDHPKVEGLGYLGFITDPRQQDIYDRHCLGAGSTFSVFIKGGEAECFRFLDNLTIAKLAVSLGGTETLASHPASMTHLSVPQARKDLLGITDNLVRISVGIEDADDLIADFAQALETV, via the coding sequence ATGACCGACGCCGTGAACGCTGCCACGACCCCCACCCCCCGCCGCAAACCCAAGCCCGCCAAGCGCGAGATCGGCGGCCGTCCGCTCAAGCCCTCCACCCTGATGATGGGCCACGGCTATGATCCGGTTCTGTCCGAAGGGTCGCTGAAGGCGCCGATCTTCCTCACCAGCACCTTCGCCTTCGAAAGCGCGGCGGCCGGCAAGCGCCACTTCGAAGGCATCACCGGCATTCGCGAAGGCGGTGCGGAAGGCCTCGTCTATTCGCGCTTCAACGGGCCGAACCAGGAAATCCTCGAAGATCGCCTTGCCGTGTGGGACGGGGCTGAGGACGCGCTGACCTTCTCGAGCGGGATGACCGCGATCTGCATCCTGATGATGGCCTATGCCAGCGCGGGCGACGTGATCGTGCATTCGGGCCCGCTGTATGCCGCGTCCGAAGGCTTCGTCGCCAAGACGCTGTCGCGCTTCGGGGTGACCTATGTCGATTTCCCCGCCGGGGCGACGCGCGAGGAACTCGATGCGGTGCTGGCCAAGGCCCGCGCGCAGGCCGACGCGCAGGGCGGCAAGGTCGCGATGATCTATCTCGAAAGCCCGGCCAACCCGACCAATGCGCTGGTCGATGTCGAAGCGGTGCGCGATGCGCGCGATGCGGCGCTTGCAGGCACCCCGATCGCGATCGACAACACCTTCCTTGGGCCGCTGTGGGCGCGCCCGCTCGATCAGGGGGCCGATATCGTCGCCTATTCGCTGACCAAGTATGTCGGCGGCCATTCCGATCTGGTCGCGGGCAGCATTGCCGGCGCGAAGAAATGGATCAACCCGGTGCGCGCGCTGCGCAACACGATGGGCGGGATTGTCGATCCCCACACCGCGTGGATGTTGCTTCGCAGCCTGGAAACGGTCGAACTGCGGATGCAGCGCGCGGGCGAGAACGCCGCCAAGGTGTGCGCTTTCCTGCGCGATCATCCCAAGGTCGAAGGGTTGGGCTATCTCGGTTTCATCACCGATCCGCGCCAGCAGGACATCTATGACCGCCATTGTCTTGGCGCGGGCAGCACGTTCTCGGTGTTCATCAAGGGCGGCGAGGCCGAATGCTTCCGCTTCCTCGACAATCTGACCATCGCCAAGCTCGCGGTCAGCCTCGGCGGGACCGAGACGCTGGCGAGCCACCCGGCCTCGATGACGCACCTTTCGGTGCCGCAGGCGCGCAAGGATCTGCTGGGCATCACCGACAACCTCGTGCGGATCAGCGTCGGGATCGAAGATGCCGACGATCTGATCGCCGATTTTGCGCAGGCGCTCGAAACGGTCTGA